Part of the Macrobrachium nipponense isolate FS-2020 chromosome 19, ASM1510439v2, whole genome shotgun sequence genome, CTGAATCTCCCTTGCAAGAGTGGTTGATCTCCAGGGATGCCACTCCTTCGTAGTTCACGACCTAGAGGAGAGAGGGAAAGTTTTTCTAAACGTAGTCAATTCAGTGAAGTGTTATCAACCGAAATGGACTTACATATGAGAATTGCAACTAACCTGGCCAGAATAACAGAGGAGACAGGGGTCctcacatacataaatgcattaaaaatatTCCAACTTGATACTGACTTTAAATCTTAGCTAAACAGTTCTCTCCCATAACCCCAAATTCACAAAACACTGAATTTAATAAAAGCATTTATAGATCCTAATATGAGCACCCAATGCATAAATGAAAATCCACCTTAGGATTATACATATTTCTCAGGTTTTTCTTCTCTCATGAAGatggataaatataaacaaatatattaaccCAGGTGGTAGAAGTAATTAAGTTCAATTTTATTAATACTTGCCAATCCTAAAACTATGTACAAGATAACCTCTCGACAAACTCACTTTAATCCTGTCGTCCTCCTTGATAGGATATCCACCCTTGAACCACTCAAGCTCAGGGGGCTCGTCGTCCAGGGCGGAAAGGACGTTGCAGCTCAGCCTCACGCGAGTGCCCTTAGCGATCTGGCGATCCTGCAACTTGGTACTGAACTTGGGGCGCCTCCTGGGGTCACGGCGGCGATTGGCTTCAAGCTGCATAGTAATAGGTAAAGGTAAATAacaattactttattattattaccaaatagtttaaccagaccaataaCTTTATATTCATAACTCTCATAGGGATAACATGCGTTGCTTTTCAGAAATGAGCTTGTTCTGACTCAGTGAAAACAAtaattcttttacttatttttcttgacGAATAATTATTTTAAACTCAGTCCTTCGTCTGCAATGACGACTGAATCTTGGATTGGGAAAATTTAAGATAGCATGAGaaggcaaaacaaaataaaagtaggtTAAACCGAGAAAATgtccataatattttttctaaatatctatatctaatattccACTTAATCCCACATTAATTTAACGAGAATTTTATTCATTCTGCAAACTTAGTGCAATTTGGAGACAACAAACATGCTTTGCCTCTGCATAATGATCACAGAAAATGAAGCTTAATGGCAGACATGTTGTATAAACATTCTTCCATGTCCAGGACATCTACTCTCATCAATCTTAAAAGGAGTAATATTAACAGGCACCATCACTACACAATTACATAGAACTGGCAAAAATGGCGGGCTACGCTGTGCGGGGCAGGAAGGTAGTCTTCAGCTCCCAAAACATTCCTGGAGAATCGCCCATTGGATTATTTAATGTCTTTTTAAATTCTTAAAGACTCCAGATCCTGTGAAGACGTCTTCAGTTTCGATCGGATCTGATTCCCCCAAAGAAATCTTTGAAGCCTTTCGTCTCCAGAAATGACCAAATTCCATTCCTTCTCcatgaaaaaaaatccaaaggctTCAGAGCCTGGAGATTGTCTTGAAGCCTACGGAATTCCCAGAAACATcgcaatttttaaaagtaaattgtattttttctaactatacaaacctaggtcctttacaataagAATTATTTAAGGTGAAGCCTGGATGCGGCCGCTGAATCTTCAAACAAGGCAGTACGGTAGTAAACTACCAGTCTGGTCGTTGGTTGTCACCCAACCGTGGTAtggtagttaactaccagtcCAGTCGTTGGTTGTCACCCAACCGGGAGTGAGCGCTCCAATTTGCTTTTGGGCCAggtaacagattgaggggtggcttGAGCTGGGCAGTAAGTGTAAAGGAccaaggtttgtatagttaggaaaaatacaatttactttaaaaaattgggatttgttcctacacggtatacaaaccattggtcctttacaataggaagactcactgattggggGGAGGAATCTGCGTGAGCTCCTGTGAACCAACTGGTGTTCAGCCTACCTCGGCTCTTCTCCCAGTCTTTAGAGCAAGggagaagaacctgccactgaccTCTGATCGGAGTTATAGAACTGCAAAATCAGAGTCAGTCCTCTGGGCTTCTCCTCTAAGGGCGAATGGTGGGTCGCCCTCATGGGAAAGCGAAAAAACCATATGTCAGAGATATAAGGCAAATAAAAGTTATGGGTTAGCCTTATGTCAATGTCCCCCTTCCCTGCCTTGTAAGGGAAAGGGGGGAATATGTGCTTCTATTACTAACAAAAGGAATAGAAAGGGTACTCTAAGGAGTGTCTTACTTGCATCATTGCTCAGTCCAGCAAGTAACAGTCCACGTACTCTCTGCCCAAAGGGAAAGAGTAGGATGAATGGGATGAAGAAGAGCCAGCCACTCTGCATTCATACTCATTCGCACCATACTACGAGGCATGAAGCTAATCTGtcctgttagaggagctgggtaagctacacaacttgttgagcagccaccaatggTTCCaatgaaaaagtgtccaaggacctgtgggcaatatcccgaaggtaatgAGAGGTGAAGGGGGGTCTGTCTTGCCCAGACTCCCGCCTTCAAAACCTGCTGAACCAACAGGTTCTTCCAGAACGTGAGGGACAGGGCAATACCCCTGACCTCGCGAGCTCTCTGACTAAGGGTACCGGTGTCGTCGCCCGCAGCAGAGTATGCCTTCCTGATCATCTCAAGAAGCCAGAAAGAGACActttcttggacacctctttcttggaacCACCGGTGATAAAGAAGAAGAGTCGACACTCAGGCTGAAGATGTCGAGTCCTCTTCAGGTAGTGCTGTAGTGCTCTAACTGGGCAGAGTAGCATCTTGTCTGGATCATCACCAACAAAGTCACTGAGGAAGAGGATGGAGAAGGACTTGATTCAGCAGGATTCTGAGCCTTCGTTGCGAAATCTGGAACAAATTCAAGCGAAACCGATCCCCAACCTCTTGtgtgtttaacgtcgaaagatagCCCATGGAGTTCGCCTACTCTCTTTGCAGATGCCAGGGTGAGCAGAAAGACGGTCTCAAAGAGGTTCATACAGGGCACGCATCAGACTCTgcagtacgagagtcacatcccacgcaggaggCCTGaaatccctgggtgggcaagacctctcgaagctcctcatgaggagAGATATCTTGAAGAAAGACAATATATTCTTCTCCTTCAGCTTCAGGACCAATGCTAAGGCCGACCTATAGCCTTTTACCtctgagacagagaggagcttctctaaGCGAAGGTAGACTAGGAAGTCTgtgacctgctgaagagtggctccgacCAGAGAGTTACcccgtctatgacaccaaccacagaagatgtcCCACTTCCCCTgatatacagctgcagaggacttactgaggtatccagccatctctgttgctgctcgatgagaaaagcctctcgctcgtaAGAGATGGTAGATAACCTCCAagcgtgaagacacagggactctgcttggtggtaccgttctatgtGATCGCTCCAACAACCAGACTGGTAGTGTTAACTACCGTACCGCCTTGTTTGAAGATTCAGCGGCCGCTTCCAGGCATctccttaagtaattcctattgtaaaggaacgacggtttgtatatcgtgtaggaacaacttCAGATTTCCCAGATTCCCTACTGTCAACTCGGGGATGGACAAGATCCacttagaaattattattaaagaagatagatagatagataagctaCAGTCACATACCACTCAAGCACAAAAATACTAGATGGGAATGCTTTAACTATGGCTGGTGGAAACCAGTAAAAATGGCTCTTCGCAGTATGATGGTCGAAGGGAAACTCAAGATGTGAAGAAGTGTGCATGGGTGATTACCCTCACCCAGGCAAGGTTCAACAACAAAAGATATCCATCCAGACATGGGTTTGGAACAAAGACCTTTTCCCAATCCCTGACCTCCTGATAATCCTCAGTCCTGCCTCTTCATCCTTGTCTTAACCCAAGCTATCAACTGCTTTACTCCTGTCACCTGCAACTGAATTTCTTAAGAGCAAATTTATTCAGAGAGGATCTCTTTCCTTCTTCATGttcatttcttttgctttttcttcAATGACCATACTTCCTATTACTCATTCCTTTTCTTACTTGCTTTCAGTGTTAGATTGTTTCTACTTATGAAATTATTGCAAATCCATTATTTGAATCTATACTCCTTTCCCTTACACACTCTGCCCCCTtcccaaacaaaaaaattacaagtcTTCAGACTTCCATTTCTAcagctccattaattttcttACTTACATCTGGAGTGGTAGGCAGGGATCTCCTGGCGATTGAGCCATATCTCTCAACGGAAATGAGTTCCTTTTCTGAGTACTCAATCTGACGTTTAGCTCTCTCTTGCCTTCTCCTTTCCTCGGATTCTTCAACCATTCTTCTgtattccctttcttcctcttcgtctTTGCGCCGGCGTTCCTCCATTCGTCTGCGGCGCCTTTCTTCTTCCTGAGGGTAAACAAGAATTTTGGCCTTTTAGTATGATCTAAGCAACAGTCAAAATTGATATCCATGTGACATAAAACAAATTTGATTTAAAGTAACCAGTATAATTTTAGAATGACTACTACATATctaaatattcatataatctaAGCAAGAATTTAATATTTCATCATGTGAAACATAGCTCAAGTTAGAGACGTATGTAAGGAATCTCTTTTAAtagtatcattattactattattttctatCTATCATCCTATTGattgggtggtattatagtgtggagttctgggttgcatcgagcctccttgggagtccatcacttttcccagTATGtatgctgtttcaaataccacgctcttctgcatgagtcttgaaaCTACTTCCTCATCtcgtttttccaggttccttttcagggaccttgggattgTGCCTGgtgctcctgtgattatgggtacaatttccactgccatatctcACATCCTTCCTATagctattttcaggttttgatatttatcaatttattctttctttttcatctactctggtgttccatTGTAATGTGACATCAAcgagagatactttcttcttgattttgttaatcagcGTCAATTCTGGTCTACCAGCACagatcaccctatctgttctgataccatactcccagacgatctttgcctgatcgttttccatcactccctcaggttggtgtttgtaccacttacTAATGCAAGCTAGCTAGTGTTTCTTGtgcaggttccagtggagggcttttgccactgaatcatgcctctctcTGTAATGGTTCTATGCAAGCGCCAAACATTTGCTTactatgtgatttatggtctcgcctttcatattgcacttcctgcatatgggtgagaagctatttccatctattgttctttgaacatatctggttcttggggccTGAACTTGTGTTGCTCTTAGCATTCCtcgtttccttcttgagttcttccctctgtagtcattgccatgttttgttgctggccagttcttcagTCTGCCTCATGCACTGTCtatgcattggtttgctgtgccattatGTTTTAcattctcctgcctctgtatatCACTGTTTTTCAGGTAATGCCTCAGTGAGCTGCTCTCagtgttgatgcagtcctctatagcagacctttccctccttccttttgtgttatgaacAGTAAGTCTGTATTTGCTcctggttgtagtgctttgtgtattattatttttcctagttttctggtctatgctgcagggttcagccttcatccactccactactctcattctgtatctgattactgttgCTGCCCACGCGTTTatggctttcattatttttcagtgttgagttttgacttgagtattgccagTCTGCATTTATTCTTTCCATATTGTAAacatcatctcttggtgttttacatcctctcttattatttccaggtatttgtattgtCTCACTATGTGCTTCATGCTATTCCCAttgggtagctttatcccttcagttcttgtcatgttgaccaaggcacatttttctattccaaactccatcctgacgtccccagatacaatccttagtctgaattagggtatctattttcttgatgctcttaccatacagctggaTGTCGCCCATGAACATCGGATggttgtcatgggaatcatggctactaagaaGAGTAGCGGGGACAGTGAATAACCTTGAAAGATTCCCCAcctgatattaacttctgctattcttatcccagagcttgtaaaacTGTATTCCaattgcacattgtatttttttagGAAGCTAacagtgttttcctctgccccatatattttcaggccttCTATTAGCCATATGTGCAGTATCATGTCAAAGGATTTCTTTTAGTCAATCCATGCTATGCTTAGGTcagttttccttctcttaataTTCTtcatcattaccattttgtctatcaggagctgtcttttgtgcccctacacttccttctgtagcctttctgttggtgggggatggtccTTGTATCTTCTACATAGCAGTATAGCCTTTCACTCATGATGCCTGTtaataacttccacattattagtagGCAGATGGTAGGCCTCCAGTTACTTGCTATgtttcccttgttcttgtctttctgcACTAAGATGAACTTCCTGTGATCATCTATTTGGGGACATgatggtttgtgatacaatgttaGAGTTATTCTGTTAtgtgtgggtgtagggccttgaagtttttgagccagtagtatccatggacttcattgggacttggggctttccagttggccaTTTTCTTCAGTTGGTGTCTAACTGTTTCTGTTATGATCTCAAAGAATCTTTGTGatattctccccatttcttctgccttgattTCCTGAAGCATGTTGCACGTTTGTTGTGTGATATCAGATTGTTCCATGTTTTTcaagagtctcttacttgttttggtttcccctcttagttggctgtttaAGTTTTTTTCTGGTTAGCTCTgaagagtttgttctgttggtatcctttacttctgttcatgtactgttttatatcttctattgtgttgtttagcccCTTCTCCTGTATTCTGAATTTCTCGTCCAGTtactcccttgttttcttgcttcttagcctcttttctgcccctctttcagtttactcaagtcagatctcatcagcAAGATTTGTTTTTTCAGGCATCTTCTCCAAGGCGGTTGCAGTTTCCGTTTCTGTTAAGTAGGTGTTAGTGCTTGTATCCCCATGAGTTCTGCTACTAGTCTTCTTCCTGCACatgccaggttatttgtttctgtgatatttgtGGTGTGTGTTAGTCTCGTTACTTCATTAACTTCACTTGTTATCTCCCTTAGTGGTTTTGTGTTGTCTGCTTTCATGGAGAGGATCTTTGTTCTTTTTGCATCTGGTTACATCAGTTTTCTGATCTTTTCCAGCCACTCCAACCTCTCTGTTACATATTTGGTATTTCCTTATGTGCTGTTGTTTGATAGCTCACGAGTCCTCTCGTCTTTGATTGTAGCTTCTCTCAGTTCGTCCTCTTGACTTTCGGTGCTGGGTGTTATTTCTCTCCtgctcctctctttctgttgtggaGACCCAgttcttcatctttatgtttcttacttggtctgccagtctctgttctgttTGAGGGGTATTATTTCTCTCAATCTAGTTGCTAACCAATCTTCTATATCCTCTTTCTGTCAGGTTGCTTCTGATGGagtatctccatatttccttattttcttctcttgtcaatTTTTTTATCTTCTGGTTTGCCGCTGGTtgctggttactgtcgttgtggtggtcagttgttggatgacAACCTCCAGGTACCTGACTGTCCTCCCTACTAACTGGGCTGTATACCTGGCTACCGgccgaagctcctctgttgcctaAGGTTCCATTTACATCTTTGTTGTTTAATCTTTCACGTCTTTCCATcactgctgagttttgctatttaacccacaGCTGGACCCTACTCTATCAGGAATAGATACTCATTTACAGGTGAGTAGACTGGGGAAATTTTGGTAAATATCCTTTCCCAAGAAATCAATGCTTAACCAGTCCATCTATGAGCTAAACACTCTGCCATGgtgcctatattattattattatattattgttatttaagaTCACTAATTCACATTCCTAAGACTCTAACCATACCTTTTTGAGGAATTCTTCTCCCTGCAGCCTGAGCTCTTCTTCTTTCTGCCTTTTTTCTTCATCCTTTTTTCTAAGTTCATCCTCGAGGCGTCTCTTATCCTTCTCGACCCGtctcctcctttcttcttcttggaTTGCCTCTTCTTTGGCAAACAATTTGTCTTGCTCTTCTCgctttcttctcctttcttttcttctctcctcttcttctttcatgagcctttcttcttcttctctctccttgagttttctctgtctcttttcttCCTGTTCCTGCTCTTCTTTCATtcgcctctcctcctctctctccctcatttgcTTCTCCTCATCTTCTTTCAACTTGCGCCTtcgttctcttctctcttgctCTTGCTTCATGTATTTTTCTTCCTGTTCCTTCATTGCCTTCTCTTCTTCCAATCTTCTCTGCTTCCTTCTTTCGTTTCTCTCTGCCTCCTCTTTTTGCAGCTTTGCATCCTCCTCTTTTTTCATCCTCTCAATTTCCTCTCGTTTAATTTCTAATCTCTTTCGTCTCTCTTgctcctccttttcctctctttcttgctcttcctttcttttcttctccttcacctcccattctttctttctctgttcagctttttcttgttcctCTTTTTTCATTTGGTCTAGTTCTTCTAGCCTTCTTttatcttcctcttctttcctctttttccttctctcagcaatttctttctcctctctaTTTAGTCTTTCTATTTCCTCTCTGCGCATTTCACTCTGTCGCTTGGCTTTCTCCTCCTCTTGCAACCTCAACAGCTCTTCATCCTCTTTCATCATTTTCTCTTGCGAATATCTCTTACCCTCGTCTCTTCTAGCAGTCCTCAGCACCTCCTCTTGCTGTCGAAGTTCTGCTCCTCTGAGAGCCAAGCTGTCATCTGCCTTGTCATCCAGCAAGCTCGACCTCTTCCTCTCGATAGCCTCCGGTGACTTGGACCTGAGTTTGTCCTTCTTCTGGCTAGATCGTCTTCTGAGTGTTGCCTCCGGTGATTTTGCCTTGTCTGCACTAGAAACATCTGACTCGTCCTCTTTCGTGCTTGATCTCTTTCTCAGCCTAGTAGGTTTCTCCACTCCTTCCTCAGCTGCTTTGACATCAGCTTCTTTAATGCTTGACCTCTTTCTGAGTTTTGGACCAGGGGACTTTGACtttgattttctttccttttctttgactTCTGCACTGCCATCAACCTGCTTTGCAGAATCCACGTCTTTTTCTCTTGATTTTgatcttcttttcttttcagaaGAGTCTGGTGTTTtagctttcttttgtttttctttaattttctcttcaTCTTTTGTTTCTTTCTGATCTTCCTTAGTGTCTGACCTTTTCTTTTCACTAACATCAGGTGACTTAGCTTTTTCAGCAACTGTTGTTGCCGTAGCAGGAACATCTTTGCCTTCTTTCTTATCTGGCTTTTCAGTAACTTTCTTCTTATCCTCATCTGGTGATTTAGCTTTATTGGTTTCTTGTTTA contains:
- the LOC135211260 gene encoding golgin subfamily A member 6-like protein 22; translation: MSPDSKQKLNEQKDISESKSEIKLEEDEKKAKSSETKVDTKAKKAKSPEPKAESKDAKKAKSPEPKAEDKGIAKDEITDKERGKRDLGTAKTPESKTGVGVSDVTKKDTTMKDEVSKAEEIVKDSKISKDQEVDKIKKEAETTSKQETNKAKSPDEDKKKVTEKPDKKEGKDVPATATTVAEKAKSPDVSEKKRSDTKEDQKETKDEEKIKEKQKKAKTPDSSEKKRRSKSREKDVDSAKQVDGSAEVKEKERKSKSKSPGPKLRKRSSIKEADVKAAEEGVEKPTRLRKRSSTKEDESDVSSADKAKSPEATLRRRSSQKKDKLRSKSPEAIERKRSSLLDDKADDSLALRGAELRQQEEVLRTARRDEGKRYSQEKMMKEDEELLRLQEEEKAKRQSEMRREEIERLNREEKEIAERRKKRKEEEDKRRLEELDQMKKEEQEKAEQRKKEWEVKEKKRKEEQEREEKEEQERRKRLEIKREEIERMKKEEDAKLQKEEAERNERRKQRRLEEEKAMKEQEEKYMKQEQERRERRRKLKEDEEKQMREREEERRMKEEQEQEEKRQRKLKEREEEERLMKEEEERRKERRRKREEQDKLFAKEEAIQEEERRRRVEKDKRRLEDELRKKDEEKRQKEEELRLQGEEFLKKVWLES